A stretch of the Streptomyces sp. NBC_00078 genome encodes the following:
- a CDS encoding RNA helicase encodes MIVLLSVGPGTLESTMTEDLSPAERYAAARRRAADQATALASFRDMYDFGLDPFQIEACQALEAGKGVLVAAPTGSGKTIVGEFAVHLALQQGKKCFYTTPIKALSNQKYADLCRRYGADKVGLLTGDNSVNSDAPVVVMTTEVLRNMLYAGSQTLLGLGHVVMDEVHYLSDRFRGAVWEEVIIHLPESVTLVSLSATVSNAEEFGDWLDTVRGHTEVIVSEHRPVPLFQHVLAGRRMYDLFEEGEGNRKAVNPDLTRLARMEAQRPSYQDRRRGRAMREADRERERRQRSRVWTPGRPEVIERLDAEGLLPAITFIFSRAACEAAVQQCLYAGLRLNDDEAREKVRGLVEERTASIPTEDLHVLGYYEWLEGLERGIAAHHAGMLPTFKEVVEELFVRGLVKAVFATETLALGINMPARSVVLEKLVKWNGEQHADITPGEYTQLTGRAGRRGIDIEGHAVVLWQRGISPEHLAGLAGTRTYPLRSSFKPSYNMAVNLVEQFGRHRSRELLETSFAQFQADKSVVGISRQVQRNEEGLEGYKASMTCHLGDFEDYARLRRELKDRETELARQGAVERRAEAAVALEKLKPGDVIHVPAGKYAGLALVLDPGLPAGRSNGHRGFEHHDGPRPLVLTAERQVKRLASMDFPVPVEAMERMRIPKSFNPRSPQSRRDLASALRTKAGHIPPERARKKRSQAADDREIARLRTAIRAHPCHGCNDREDHARWAERYHRLIRDTSQLERRIEGRTNTIARTFDRIVALLTELDYLRADEVTEHGKRLARLYGELDLLASECLRAGVWEGLSPAELAACVSALVYESRVGDDAMAPKLPSGSAKAALGEMVRIWGRLDALEEDFRITQTEGVGQREPDLGFAWAAYMWASGKGLDEVLREAEMPAGDFVRWCKQVIDVLGQISAAAPVSGGAASTVAKNARKAVELLLRGVVAYTSVG; translated from the coding sequence ATGATCGTCCTGTTGTCAGTGGGGCCCGGTACGCTCGAAAGCACGATGACAGAGGACCTCTCCCCGGCTGAGCGGTACGCGGCTGCCCGCAGGCGCGCTGCCGACCAGGCCACCGCGCTCGCCTCGTTCCGCGACATGTACGACTTCGGCCTCGACCCCTTCCAGATCGAGGCCTGCCAGGCACTGGAGGCGGGCAAGGGCGTGCTGGTCGCCGCGCCCACCGGCTCCGGCAAGACGATCGTGGGCGAGTTCGCCGTCCACCTCGCCCTCCAGCAGGGCAAGAAGTGCTTCTACACGACTCCCATCAAGGCACTGTCGAACCAGAAGTACGCCGACCTGTGCCGCCGTTACGGCGCCGACAAGGTCGGCCTGCTCACCGGCGACAACAGCGTCAACTCCGATGCACCGGTCGTCGTGATGACCACCGAGGTACTGCGGAACATGCTCTACGCGGGCTCGCAGACCCTCCTGGGCCTCGGCCACGTCGTCATGGACGAGGTGCACTACCTCTCCGACCGCTTCCGTGGTGCCGTATGGGAAGAGGTGATCATCCACCTGCCCGAGTCGGTCACGCTCGTCTCGCTCTCGGCGACCGTCTCCAACGCCGAGGAGTTCGGCGACTGGCTCGACACCGTCCGCGGCCACACCGAGGTGATCGTCTCCGAGCACCGGCCCGTGCCGCTCTTCCAGCACGTACTCGCCGGGCGGCGGATGTACGACCTGTTCGAGGAGGGTGAGGGCAACAGGAAGGCCGTCAACCCCGACCTCACGCGGCTGGCCCGGATGGAGGCGCAGCGCCCGTCGTACCAGGACCGCAGACGCGGTCGCGCCATGCGCGAGGCCGACCGCGAGCGGGAGCGCCGGCAGCGGTCGCGGGTCTGGACTCCGGGGCGCCCGGAGGTCATCGAGCGGCTGGACGCCGAGGGCCTGCTGCCCGCCATCACGTTCATCTTCAGCCGCGCCGCCTGCGAGGCGGCCGTACAGCAGTGCCTGTACGCGGGACTGCGGCTCAACGACGACGAGGCGCGGGAGAAGGTGCGCGGCCTCGTCGAGGAGCGCACGGCGTCGATTCCGACCGAGGACCTGCATGTCCTCGGGTACTACGAGTGGCTGGAGGGCCTGGAGCGCGGTATAGCGGCCCACCACGCGGGCATGCTGCCGACGTTCAAGGAGGTCGTCGAGGAACTCTTCGTCCGCGGCCTGGTGAAGGCGGTGTTCGCGACCGAGACGCTGGCGCTCGGCATCAACATGCCCGCCCGCTCGGTGGTGCTGGAGAAGCTCGTCAAGTGGAACGGCGAGCAGCATGCCGACATCACACCCGGCGAGTACACGCAGCTGACGGGGCGTGCGGGGCGCAGGGGCATCGACATCGAGGGCCATGCCGTGGTGCTGTGGCAGCGCGGTATAAGTCCAGAGCATCTGGCGGGACTTGCGGGCACACGTACGTATCCGCTGCGCTCCAGCTTCAAGCCGTCGTACAACATGGCGGTCAACCTCGTCGAGCAGTTCGGCCGGCACCGCTCGCGCGAGCTGCTGGAGACGTCCTTCGCGCAGTTCCAGGCCGACAAGTCGGTCGTCGGCATCTCCCGGCAGGTGCAGCGCAACGAGGAGGGACTGGAGGGCTACAAGGCCTCCATGACCTGCCACTTGGGCGACTTCGAGGACTACGCGCGACTGCGCCGCGAACTCAAGGACCGGGAGACCGAGCTGGCGCGGCAGGGCGCGGTCGAGCGGCGTGCCGAGGCGGCCGTCGCGCTGGAGAAGCTCAAGCCGGGCGACGTCATTCACGTACCCGCGGGCAAGTACGCCGGTCTGGCGCTGGTGCTGGACCCGGGCCTGCCCGCCGGGCGGTCCAACGGCCACCGCGGCTTCGAACACCACGACGGGCCGCGTCCGCTGGTGCTCACCGCCGAGCGTCAGGTCAAGCGGCTGGCGTCGATGGACTTCCCGGTGCCGGTCGAGGCGATGGAGCGGATGCGCATCCCGAAGTCCTTCAACCCGCGCTCACCGCAGTCCCGTCGGGACCTCGCCTCCGCGCTGCGCACCAAGGCCGGCCACATCCCGCCGGAGCGGGCCCGCAAGAAGCGGTCCCAGGCGGCCGACGACCGCGAGATCGCACGGTTGCGGACCGCCATCCGGGCGCATCCCTGCCATGGGTGCAACGACCGGGAGGACCATGCGCGTTGGGCCGAGCGGTATCACCGCCTGATCCGGGACACCTCGCAGCTCGAGCGGCGCATCGAGGGCCGGACGAACACGATCGCGCGGACCTTCGACCGGATCGTGGCGCTGCTGACGGAGCTGGACTACCTGCGGGCCGACGAGGTCACCGAACACGGCAAGCGGCTGGCCCGGCTGTACGGCGAACTCGATCTGCTGGCGAGCGAGTGTCTGCGGGCGGGGGTCTGGGAGGGGCTTTCTCCCGCCGAACTGGCCGCCTGTGTCTCGGCGTTGGTGTACGAGTCGCGGGTCGGCGACGATGCGATGGCGCCGAAGCTGCCGTCCGGCAGTGCGAAGGCCGCGCTCGGTGAGATGGTCCGGATCTGGGGGCGGCTGGATGCTCTGGAGGAGGACTTCCGGATCACCCAGACCGAGGGTGTGGGGCAGCGTGAGCCGGATCTCGGGTTCGCCTGGGCCGCGTACATGTGGGCCAGTGGGAAGGGGCTCGACGAGGTTCTGCGGGAGGCCGAGATGCCCGCGGGGGACTTCGTGCGGTGGTGCAAGCAGGTGATCGACGTGCTGGGGCAGATTTCGGCGGCGGCTCCTGTCTCCGGTGGCGCGGCGTCCACGGTCGCGAAGAATGCGCGCAAGGCCGTTGAGCTGTTGCTGCGGGGGGTTGTGGCCTACACGTCGGTGGGGTGA
- the tatC gene encoding twin-arginine translocase subunit TatC — MPLVEHLRELRNRLTKGMLAIVVVSIVVAFYSQELMSFLMHPVPRCTKGLGESTGGSCAVIAYTDLLSPFTTTVKVCCMAGVIISSPVWLYQLWAFVAPGLHRHERKYTYWFVSAAVPLFLSGAWLAYTVLPISMRVLLGITPDGSANILPMDKILDFIVRMILIFGGAFELPLMLVMLNFAGIVTGRRMAGWWRGVVMGIFVFGAVATPTTDPFGMIALAGPIVVLYFIAVGISMLNDQRRRRNNPDAELDDDEASDLDLTPEDVGEVETVSASRALPEQAGSDRVNGYDDVT, encoded by the coding sequence ATGCCCCTCGTGGAGCACTTGCGTGAGCTGCGAAACCGGCTCACGAAGGGCATGCTGGCGATCGTTGTCGTCTCGATCGTGGTCGCCTTCTACAGCCAGGAACTGATGTCTTTCCTGATGCATCCGGTTCCGCGCTGTACCAAGGGACTGGGTGAGTCCACGGGCGGCAGCTGCGCCGTCATCGCCTACACCGACCTGCTCTCACCCTTCACCACGACGGTGAAGGTGTGCTGCATGGCTGGCGTGATCATCTCCAGCCCGGTCTGGCTGTACCAGTTGTGGGCGTTCGTGGCACCGGGCCTGCACAGGCACGAGCGCAAGTACACGTACTGGTTCGTGTCGGCGGCCGTTCCCCTCTTCCTGAGCGGTGCCTGGCTGGCCTACACGGTCCTGCCCATCAGCATGCGTGTGCTCCTGGGCATCACACCCGACGGGTCGGCGAACATCCTGCCGATGGACAAGATCCTGGACTTCATCGTCCGAATGATCCTGATCTTCGGCGGCGCCTTCGAACTGCCCCTGATGCTGGTCATGCTCAACTTCGCGGGCATCGTCACCGGCCGCAGGATGGCAGGCTGGTGGCGTGGTGTGGTGATGGGCATCTTCGTCTTCGGAGCCGTGGCGACGCCCACCACCGACCCCTTCGGCATGATCGCGCTCGCCGGCCCCATCGTGGTCCTGTACTTCATCGCGGTCGGCATCTCCATGCTGAACGACCAGCGTCGCCGCCGTAACAACCCCGACGCCGAACTCGACGACGACGAGGCCTCGGACCTGGACCTCACCCCCGAGGACGTCGGCGAGGTCGAGACCGTCTCCGCCAGCCGGGCGCTGCCCGAGCAGGCGGGTTCGGACCGGGTCAACGGCTATGACGACGTGACCTGA
- the tatA gene encoding Sec-independent protein translocase subunit TatA: MFGRLGAPEIILILVVVVLLFGAKKLPDMARSLGKSARILKSEAKAMKDEGNSTATPAGPPNTDEQPPAQRTIQASPGDVTSSRPVTEPTDTTQR; the protein is encoded by the coding sequence ATGTTCGGAAGGCTCGGCGCCCCCGAGATCATTCTCATCCTCGTCGTCGTCGTTCTGCTGTTCGGCGCGAAGAAGCTTCCCGACATGGCGCGCTCGCTCGGCAAGTCCGCTCGTATCCTCAAGAGCGAGGCCAAGGCGATGAAGGACGAGGGCAACAGCACGGCCACCCCGGCCGGTCCGCCCAACACCGACGAGCAGCCCCCGGCGCAGCGCACCATCCAGGCCTCCCCCGGCGACGTGACGAGCTCGCGCCCGGTCACGGAGCCGACGGACACCACGCAGCGCTGA